GTCGAAACTCGCCCGCGAGCGCTACGGCGAGTATTTCGCCAACGCCCACGACCTGAACGTGGCCGGGATGCGCTTCTTCTCGGTGTATCAAGGCTACGGCGGGTCTGAGGAACACAAAGGCGAGTACGCGAACATCATCTCGCAGTTCGCTCACGATATCGCCAACGACGAGACTCCCGTCATCTACGGCGACGGGAGCCACACCCGAGACTTCACGCACGTCTCCGATATCGTCCGCGGTCTCGAACTCGCAGCGGACCACGAACTCACCGGCATCTACAACCTCGGTACGGGCGACTCCTACAGCGCCAACGAGGTCATCGAAATGCTGGAAGACGAACTCGGTGCGGACGTAGAACCCGAACACATCGAGAACCCCATCGACGACGATATGTTCGTCCACGACACGATGGCCGACGCCTCGAAGATGAGGGAGGCGACCGGCTGGACACCCGAAATCAGCTTCGAGGAGGGTCTCGAAGAGGTCTGCGCGCCGTACAAGTAGTCCGCATAGGTTCGCAGTCGGAACCGGACGCCGTCGGTCTTCGAGTTCGCAATTCTCGCGCCAAACCGAAATCACGTCTTCTTTACCACGGGGTCTCGAACGTCCGGTCATGAGCAGACAGGTGCAAATTATCGGCGCGCCGATGGACCTCGGCGCGGACCGACGCGGCGTCGATATGGGTTCTTCGACCATCCGCTACGCGGGACTCGC
This genomic stretch from Halorussus pelagicus harbors:
- a CDS encoding NAD-dependent epimerase/dehydratase family protein; this translates as MQGKRVLVTGGAGFIGSNLANYLADENDVLAVDDCYLGTPENIDDAVEFHDASVLDDDLPTEDVDVLFHLAALSSLTMHEDSIEGLRQGARVNVEGFANTVEQVRQDGCDTVVYASTSSIYGSRTDPSPESMDVEARTGYEASKLARERYGEYFANAHDLNVAGMRFFSVYQGYGGSEEHKGEYANIISQFAHDIANDETPVIYGDGSHTRDFTHVSDIVRGLELAADHELTGIYNLGTGDSYSANEVIEMLEDELGADVEPEHIENPIDDDMFVHDTMADASKMREATGWTPEISFEEGLEEVCAPYK